One Megachile rotundata isolate GNS110a chromosome 5, iyMegRotu1, whole genome shotgun sequence genomic region harbors:
- the ogre gene encoding optic ganglion reduced, with protein sequence MYKLLGGLGTFLKWQEITTDSMVFRLHNHFTTVLLFTCSMVITATQYVGNPISCIVQGLPTHPVNTYCWITSTFTMPDAFNRQVGLEVAHPGVSNDFGDVDARKYYTYYQWVCFVLFFQALLCYVPQWLWNMWEGGLISALVMGMNHGLDKEENIQKKKSVLMDYLLNHIRTHNMYVYRYFICEALCLVNIFMQLYLMNRFFDGEFLSYGLRVLQFSDVPQEERVDPMVYVFPRVTKCLFYKYGASGTIQQHDSLCILPLNIVNEKTYIFIWFWFTILSVLLLGLMVYRAAIIFAPAVRPRLLHLSSRLLSIETCYSISRKIDLGDWWLLYVLSSNMDSLIYRDFLQELTKKMGDRQSPAA encoded by the exons ATGTATAAACTACTAGGGGGTCTTGGCACGTTCCTGAAATGGCAGGAGATCACGACGGATTCGATGGTGTTCCGGTTGCACAACCACTTTACGACGGTGCTACTTTTCACGTGTTCGATGGTGATCACGGCCACCCAATACGTTGGTAATCCGATCTCCTGTATCGTTCAAGGTTTACCAACTCACCCTGTCAACACTTACTGCTGGATAACGTCTACGTTTACTATGCCGGATGCATTTAATCGGCAG GTCGGTCTCGAAGTGGCGCATCCAGGAGTGTCGAACGACTTCGGCGACGTGGACGCCAggaaatactatacttactaccagTGGGTGTGCTTCGTATTATTCTTCCAG GCATTGCTGTGCTATGTACCACAATGGCTTTGGAACATGTGGGAGGGCGGTTTGATTAGTGCATTGGTCATGGGCATGAATCACGGCCTGGATAAAGAAGAAAACATTCAGAAAAAGAAGTCCGTATTAATGGACTATCTGTTGAATCACATCAGG ACTCACAACATGTACGTGTACCGATACTTCATCTGCGAAGCCCTTTGCCTGGTGAATATTTTCATGCAATTGTACCTGATGAATCGGTTTTTCGACGGAGAGTTCCTTAGCTACGGGCTGCGTGTGCTGCAATTTTCGGATGTACCGCAGGAGGAGCGTGTGGACCCCATGGTTTATGTGTTTCCTCGCGTCACAAAATGTCTCTTCTACAAGTATGGTGCTTCGGGAACGATACAGCAACACGATTCCCTCTGCATTCTTCCACTGAATATCGTCAACGAGAAGACATACATCTTCATCTGGTTTTGGTTCACCATTTTATCCGTCTTGTTGCTGGGTCTGATGGTGTACAGAGCCGCCATCATTTTTGCTCCAGCAGTAAGGCCGAGATTGCTACATCTTTCTTCCCGGCTATTGTCTATAGAAACTTGCTACAGTATCAGCAGAAAGATTGATCTCGGCGATTGGTGGCTCCTCTACGTTCTGTCATCCAACATGGATTCATTGATCTACAGGGACTTCCTACAGGAACTCACTAAAAAGATGGGCGATAGGCAGTCGCCTGCAGCTTAG
- the LOC143263923 gene encoding innexin shaking-B, which translates to MKHVSIINSSGIFVNGNIAEPPDGTLKNKDSFECSPETFTLRNNNEQGTRMIDIVMRLRYLLSVSKIRNDGAIFRLHSLTTILILTFSLIISSKQVVGNPIECIHTREIPVEAFNSYCWIHSTYFVTGAMLGNVGVNVAAPGIAPSYQSFQPNRSERRKNGAQMTTKNVKYYQWVLFVLVFQCTSWQRKDTFDSKFKAAENEEEGALSCNHRRCQGILIFLWVVDIF; encoded by the exons ATGAAGCATGTGTCGATCATCAATTCTTCCGGAATCTTCGTGAATGGTAATATAGCAGAGCCTCCTGATGGGACTTTAAAGAACAAGGACTCTTTTGAATGCAGCCCTGAGACATTCACTTTGAGAAATAATAACGAACAAGGAACAAGAATGATCGATATTGTTATGAGGTTACGTTATCTCTTGAGT GTATCCAAAATAAGGAACGACGGCGCCATTTTCAGGCTTCATTCATTAACAACAATTTTGATCCTGACATTCTCTCTAATCATCAGCAGTAAACAAGTTGTAGGAAATCCAATAGAATGCATTCACACAAG AGAAATACCTGTGGAAGCTTTCAATTCGTACTGTTGGATACACAGTACTTATTTTGTAACTGGAGCGATGCTTGGAAATGTCGGAGTCAACGTTGCAGCACCTGGAATTGCGCCATCTTACCAGAGTTTCCAGCCGAATCGATCTGAACGGCGTAAAAATGGCGCCCAAATGACGACCAAGAACGTCAAATACTACCAATGGGTCCTTTTTGTCCTGGTATTTCAA TGCACTTCATGGCAACGTAAAGATACATTTGATTCGAAATTCAAAGCGGCTGAAAACGAAGAAGAGGGTGCTTTAAGCTGTAACCACCGTCGCTGCCagggtattttaatatttctatggGTAGTCGATATTTTCTGA